One segment of Clavelina lepadiformis chromosome 2, kaClaLepa1.1, whole genome shotgun sequence DNA contains the following:
- the LOC143447074 gene encoding serine protease 33-like — MLPLFKIPIAVILLITFTMDFFGKSQACKDYLISCSSYSCSHPAIRYICPATCKTCKNDPCILMSKVCDHICNAINGEVSCSCKPGFKLAEDNVTCIDINECTEGPNPCPTSHNQQCINTIGSYSCQAYKCSEEGTMNYYRSEKCCNFKNSSCGITSTIRQRITAGAFSSHDLLRVYGGYSAAKTAWPWMAQIVYQGKPATFESSLCGASLISDRWLLSAAHCFVNPRLPENAHRDMVVYLGHTTNAMYRFMAHFNRVERHIPQVFIHPEYFNLRNDIALVQLDRPVVFNNVISPIGLPWGEVPKVGDKCWATGFGASETTSSTNLVEVDLPVVSHPECTRAYAGYRDTHIDKRKMLCAGYPQGQKDTCRGDSGGPLACQRKDSCEWYLAGITSFGKGCAQAGLYGVYVNVANYEAWVRENMGQHENELCGKVITVFHFT, encoded by the exons ATGCTGCCATTGTTCAAGATTCCTATCGCTGTTATTCTCCTGATTACCTTCACGA TGGATTTTTTCGGCAAAAGTCAAGCCTGCAAGGACTACCTTATTTCGTGTTCTTCTTATAGTTGCTCACATCCAGCAATCAGGTACATCTGCCCTGCCACGTGCAAGACTTGTAAGAACG ATCCTTGTATACTGATGAGCAAGGTTTGTGACCATATCTGCAATGCAATTAACGGCGAAGTTTCTTGCAGCTGCAAACCTGGATTTAAACTTGCTGAAGACAACGTAACTTGTATAG ATATAAACGAATGTACTGAAGGCCCAAATCCTTGTCCAACTTCACACAATCAACAATGCATAAACACGATTGGTTCCTACTCCTGTCAAGCATACAAGTGCAGCGAAGAGGGCACCATGAACTACTACAGAAGCGAAAAGTGTTGCAACTTCAAAAACA GTTCTTGCGGTATAACTTCAACTATTCGGCAACGTATCACCGCAGGCGCCTTTTCCTCACACGATCTTCTGCGAGTATATGGGGGATATAGCGCAGCTAAAACTGCCTGGCCATGGATG GCCCAAATCGTCTATCAAGGAAAACCAGCAACGTTTGAGAGCAGCCTTTGTGGAGCGTCACTCATATCAGATAGATGGTTGTTGTCCGCTGCTCATTGTTTTGT GAATCCTCGCCTTCCTGAAAATGCACACAGAGATATGGTGGTGTATTTGGGTCACACAACCAACGCTATGTATCGTTTCATGGCTCACTTCAATAGAGTAGAGAGGCATATTCCTCAG GTTTTTATTCATCCGGAATATTTCAACTTAAGAAACGACATCGCTCTGGTTCAGCTCGATCGACCCGTTGTGTTTAATAACGTCATCAGTCCTATTGGATTACCTTGGGGGGAAGTCCCGAAAGTGGGAGACAAATGCTGGGCTACAGGTTTTGGCGCTTCAG aAACCACGAGTTCAACAAACCTTGTCGAAGTGGACTTGCCAGTTGTGTCTCATCCCGAATGTACCCGTGCCTACGCTGGTTACCGGGACACACATATCGATAAAAGGAAAATGTTGTGTGCTGGATATCCGCAAGGCCAAAAAGACACTTGTCGAG GGGACTCTGGTGGGCCACTGGCCTGTCAACGTAAAGATTCTTGCGAGTGGTACTTGGCCGGTATTACGTCATTTGGCAAGGGATGCGCTCAAGCCGGTTTGTACGGCGTTTACGTCAACGTTGCTAATTACGAAGCATGGGTACGAGAGAATATGGGCCAACATGAAAATGAATTATGTGGTAAAGTGATAACAGTATTTCACTTCACTTAA